One genomic window of Caldivirga maquilingensis IC-167 includes the following:
- a CDS encoding ACT domain-containing protein, producing the protein MEPRSEPLSSVLSEVGNVFGHVYRSILSSPSGVFIFFITLLNRPGALARLAAALAELGLNLTLAYLYTINEELAMALLIYEAKEGYFQKAIEELRKGGAVVREAYEVKVTERH; encoded by the coding sequence ATGGAGCCACGCAGTGAACCACTTAGCAGCGTCCTTAGTGAGGTTGGTAATGTGTTTGGGCATGTGTATAGGAGTATTTTGTCTTCTCCTAGTGGTGTGTTCATATTCTTCATCACATTACTCAATAGGCCCGGTGCTTTGGCTAGGTTGGCTGCTGCTTTGGCTGAATTGGGTTTGAATCTAACATTAGCCTACTTATACACTATTAATGAGGAGTTAGCCATGGCACTACTAATCTACGAAGCCAAGGAAGGCTACTTCCAAAAAGCCATAGAAGAATTAAGAAAAGGAGGAGCAGTAGTAAGAGAAGCATACGAAGTAAAGGTTACAGAGAGGCATTAA
- a CDS encoding YbjQ family protein, with translation MAIREGDVIITTAPYISGYRVVKVLGVAIGVTVRSRGLGGRFLASLRSLAGGEISEFTELAEQSRRQAIERMIQHAKELGANAIISFRLDSNEISEYMDEIIAYGTAVVVQPEAGGGAGITID, from the coding sequence ATGGCTATTCGGGAAGGCGACGTAATAATCACCACTGCACCGTATATTTCAGGTTATAGGGTTGTTAAGGTCCTTGGCGTAGCCATTGGGGTCACAGTGAGATCAAGGGGCCTTGGTGGTAGGTTCCTAGCTAGTTTAAGATCACTGGCTGGTGGTGAGATTAGTGAGTTCACGGAGCTTGCTGAGCAGTCTAGGAGGCAGGCCATTGAGAGGATGATTCAGCATGCCAAGGAACTTGGTGCCAATGCCATAATCAGCTTTAGGCTGGATTCAAATGAGATTAGTGAGTACATGGATGAAATAATAGCCTACGGCACAGCCGTAGTAGTTCAACCTGAGGCAGGTGGAGGCGCTGGCATTACCATTGATTAA
- a CDS encoding nucleotidyltransferase, whose translation MGVGVYSLALLRVGGVLGGRGVGFVVVGSLILPLAYGVDWVVHDVDLFLTNKSTLTDAEFFEGIAREFDWDYGFNAFGGMYYEVVVNGEVVRVDLMENLLDVYIPEAIINDSLSFSVNGSVFKGIRIEALIVLKAREATDEAEEFLERLAEKIIDPRTGIELDKARIINYINQYPEEERESIKHKIQTTGIYIE comes from the coding sequence GTGGGTGTTGGGGTTTATTCATTGGCTTTGCTTAGGGTTGGTGGTGTGTTGGGTGGGAGGGGTGTTGGTTTTGTTGTTGTTGGTAGTTTGATTCTTCCACTTGCCTATGGTGTTGATTGGGTTGTTCATGATGTTGACTTATTCCTAACTAATAAGAGTACTTTAACTGATGCTGAGTTCTTTGAGGGTATTGCTAGGGAGTTTGATTGGGATTACGGCTTCAATGCCTTTGGTGGAATGTATTATGAGGTTGTTGTTAATGGTGAGGTTGTTAGGGTTGATTTAATGGAGAATCTACTGGACGTCTACATACCTGAGGCAATAATTAATGACTCATTAAGCTTCAGTGTTAATGGCAGCGTCTTCAAGGGTATTAGGATTGAGGCATTAATAGTACTCAAGGCTAGGGAGGCCACTGATGAGGCTGAGGAATTCCTAGAGAGGCTAGCGGAGAAAATAATAGACCCAAGGACAGGAATAGAATTAGACAAGGCAAGAATAATAAACTACATAAACCAATACCCAGAGGAGGAGAGGGAAAGCATAAAACACAAAATACAAACAACAGGAATATACATAGAATAA
- a CDS encoding threonine--tRNA ligase, whose amino-acid sequence MRLLLIHARSFSFEVRDKAVENPEPLTEELKRGSADNTLVVFTTVEENDNDSPSFLERVADDVLDVAGKVKASSVFLYPYAHLSPNLAPPPKAITILNALYETLKGKASIPVYRAPFGWYKAFNISCLGHPLSELSRTITPQESAPQRKPYTRDYYVIVSPDGSIHDPASYSFSERDADLKVLVDKEVFKRELEGKEQPRYIDYCLKFGFEWEPLSDVGHMRYGPYATVMLELLDDYSYQVAKSLGIPVFKVKGTNMFRLSDKAISEHAGLFGERMYITESDEELVMRYAACFQQFAMIKDWVLSYRNLPLGMLEIADSYRYEQPGETVLCFRLRRFYMPDLHIFVKDLKEAMDVGLRLHAKIFEEIRRIGRDYVSLYNVSKEFFDQNKDYLVELARREGKPILVRVLEGAKYYWVLNVEYHIIDELKRPREIATFQFDIGNAQRFGIKYRDEGNNIKYPVIIHTAILGSIERFIFALLDTAAINEANGKVPALPTWITPVQVRVIPVSSGYNEGAIELARRIEEAGFRVEVDDRDETVGRKIRDAETLWVPYIVVFGEREAKTGSLSVRVRGVGQVSMSIEELLNRLNEETKGYPRKPLTAPMLLSIRPPLP is encoded by the coding sequence ATGAGACTGCTCTTAATACATGCAAGGTCCTTTTCCTTCGAGGTTAGGGATAAGGCGGTTGAGAACCCTGAGCCATTGACGGAGGAGTTGAAGAGGGGTAGTGCTGATAATACCTTAGTTGTATTCACTACGGTTGAGGAGAATGATAATGATTCACCAAGCTTCCTGGAGAGGGTTGCTGATGATGTACTTGATGTTGCAGGTAAGGTTAAGGCATCCTCAGTCTTCCTATACCCATACGCCCACCTAAGCCCCAACCTGGCGCCGCCGCCTAAGGCCATAACCATACTTAACGCCCTCTATGAGACTCTTAAGGGTAAGGCCAGTATACCTGTCTACAGGGCTCCCTTCGGTTGGTATAAGGCCTTTAACATAAGTTGCCTAGGTCACCCATTATCAGAGTTGAGTAGAACCATTACACCACAGGAGTCTGCCCCACAGAGGAAGCCCTACACTAGGGATTACTACGTTATTGTTTCACCGGATGGTTCAATCCATGACCCAGCCAGTTACAGTTTCAGTGAGAGGGATGCTGACTTGAAGGTTCTTGTTGATAAGGAGGTTTTCAAGAGGGAGCTTGAGGGTAAGGAGCAGCCTAGGTACATTGACTACTGCCTTAAATTCGGCTTCGAGTGGGAGCCTTTATCGGATGTGGGTCATATGAGGTATGGGCCCTACGCCACTGTTATGCTTGAGCTCCTTGATGATTACTCATACCAAGTGGCTAAGTCACTGGGCATACCCGTCTTCAAGGTTAAGGGAACCAACATGTTTAGGCTCTCGGATAAGGCGATTAGTGAGCATGCTGGGTTATTCGGGGAGAGGATGTACATTACCGAGTCTGATGAGGAGCTTGTCATGAGGTACGCCGCATGCTTCCAGCAATTCGCAATGATTAAGGACTGGGTCTTAAGCTACAGGAACCTACCCTTGGGCATGCTTGAGATTGCTGATAGTTACAGGTATGAGCAGCCTGGTGAAACAGTGTTATGCTTTAGGCTTAGACGCTTCTACATGCCTGACCTACACATATTCGTTAAGGATCTTAAGGAGGCCATGGATGTTGGTTTAAGGCTTCACGCCAAGATCTTTGAGGAGATTAGGAGGATTGGGAGGGATTACGTAAGCCTTTACAATGTTAGTAAGGAGTTCTTCGACCAGAATAAGGATTACCTAGTGGAGTTGGCTAGGAGGGAGGGTAAGCCAATACTGGTTAGGGTCCTTGAGGGGGCGAAGTACTATTGGGTGCTTAACGTTGAGTACCATATTATTGATGAGCTTAAGAGGCCTAGGGAGATAGCCACATTCCAATTCGACATTGGTAACGCCCAGAGGTTTGGAATCAAGTACAGGGATGAGGGCAATAACATTAAGTACCCGGTAATAATACATACAGCCATATTAGGCAGTATTGAGAGATTCATATTCGCCCTACTGGACACAGCGGCAATTAATGAGGCTAATGGTAAGGTACCTGCTTTACCAACTTGGATCACCCCAGTTCAAGTCAGGGTTATACCAGTGTCCAGTGGTTATAATGAGGGGGCCATTGAGTTGGCTAGGAGAATTGAGGAGGCTGGCTTCAGGGTTGAGGTTGATGATAGGGATGAGACCGTTGGTAGGAAGATTAGGGATGCTGAAACCCTCTGGGTACCCTACATTGTAGTCTTCGGTGAACGTGAGGCTAAGACTGGTTCATTAAGCGTTAGGGTTAGGGGTGTGGGTCAGGTTAGTATGAGTATTGAGGAATTACTGAATAGGCTAAATGAGGAAACCAAGGGTTACCCTAGGAAACCCTTAACAGCACCAATGCTGCTGAGCATAAGGCCACCTTTACCTTAA
- a CDS encoding aldo/keto reductase, producing MRYRVLGGTGLKVSEIGLGAWFIGGMYGDVTVDEARAIIKKAIDLGINVFDTADVYGNGLSERILGEELRGYDAYVFTKVGYNIYEDKGSKHTQLFTPNYIKYAALQSIKRLGRRVSLLQLHNPPLEVIRSSGIHETLLGLVKEGYVDHIGVALGPEVNVLNEGLAAIESGYESIMFVFNILEQEPARTLVRLGNGRVGLITRVPHASNLLTSGFTLNFKPGDHRNLRNREWLIRAKAIVDNYIKPISDQLGLTLSQLALKYVLSYPISTVMVTVTSVNELEEYCEAADGSYLNSSLVKSLEELYDNVIAKTAST from the coding sequence GTGAGGTATAGAGTACTTGGGGGAACTGGGTTAAAGGTGTCTGAGATCGGGTTGGGGGCATGGTTCATAGGCGGCATGTACGGTGACGTTACTGTTGATGAAGCTAGGGCCATTATTAAGAAGGCTATTGACCTGGGTATTAATGTCTTCGATACCGCCGATGTGTACGGTAATGGGTTAAGTGAAAGGATTCTTGGGGAGGAGTTAAGGGGTTATGATGCGTACGTGTTCACTAAGGTGGGTTATAATATTTATGAAGATAAGGGGAGTAAGCATACTCAATTATTCACGCCTAATTACATTAAGTACGCTGCCCTACAATCAATTAAGAGACTGGGTAGGAGAGTGAGTCTGCTTCAGTTACATAACCCACCCCTTGAGGTGATAAGGAGCAGTGGTATTCATGAGACCCTACTGGGATTGGTTAAGGAAGGTTACGTTGATCATATTGGTGTTGCCCTTGGGCCTGAGGTGAATGTGCTTAATGAGGGCTTAGCCGCTATTGAATCCGGGTACGAGTCAATAATGTTTGTTTTCAATATTCTTGAACAGGAGCCAGCTAGGACACTGGTGAGGCTGGGTAATGGTAGGGTTGGTTTAATAACCAGGGTGCCACATGCATCAAACCTGCTAACCAGTGGCTTTACGCTTAACTTTAAGCCCGGGGATCATAGGAACTTGAGGAATCGTGAGTGGTTAATTAGGGCTAAGGCCATTGTTGATAATTACATTAAGCCTATTAGCGATCAATTAGGGTTAACGTTAAGTCAACTGGCCTTGAAGTACGTTCTCTCATACCCAATCTCCACGGTAATGGTTACCGTAACTTCGGTTAATGAGCTCGAGGAGTATTGTGAGGCAGCGGATGGCTCCTACCTTAACTCAAGTTTAGTGAAGAGCCTTGAGGAATTGTACGATAATGTTATTGCCAAGACGGCTTCAACATAA